The Lysobacter sp. HDW10 genome window below encodes:
- a CDS encoding M1 family metallopeptidase, whose amino-acid sequence MRLTLATAIALALVTAAPHASAQTAAAQSQGVTTQLPRGVSPTHYAVEITPHAKDMTFDGKVAITVEVSQPTNTITLQALRLKIANASLVPAKGKPIAAKVSVDADNQTASFAFDKALAPGQYTLNINYSGVINTQANGLFALDYTTKEGSKRALYTQFENSDARAFIPSWDEPNFKATFDLTAIVPEDQMVVGNMPETSSTKTGNGLKKVVFQRSPKMSTYLLFFAVGDFDRRTKMSGKTEIGVVTQKGMVDQAQYALDGSAEVVKRYNDYFGVDYPLPKLDNVAAPGQSQFFSAMENWGGIFTFEYSLLVNPQVSTDNDKRRIFSTAAHEIAHQWFGNLVTMQWWDDLWLNEGFASWMESRATREMHPEWNTTFDAVGAREGAMGRDSLSTTHPVVQHIETVEQASQAFDAITYSKGEAVITMLEAFKGENEWRDGVRRYMKKHAYGNTASADLWAAMDADGTNPITAIAQDFTTQPGVPMITVSNAKCEAGKTTVDLTQGEYSRDMPDKTALKWRVPVMAQVPGNAVARTTVVDGKGSITVDGCGPVVVNAGQTGYFRTLYAPAQFAVVNKSFKSIKPVDQFGILVDAWAFGVNGKQPVSDYLDLALSIDSSADPTIQSQVIGVLSSLDVYFTGDKAAQAKYRAFAIKRVKPTYAKLGFEDRPGDSDAVKGLRRTVVGALAGLEDKDVIAEARARYAAQDTKPLTPALRRTVFGIVAYNADAATWDKMHAMAKAETNPLVKSQLYAMLSGAKDEALAKRALALALTEEPGATMSASMIRGVAGEHPDMTFDWAVQNREAVSKLVDSTSAPRYFPGIASGSSKPEMVAKIRDFASKYIAEGSRKDAENAVTSIETRIKARERMRPQIERWLSKQK is encoded by the coding sequence ATGCGTCTCACTCTCGCTACGGCGATCGCCCTCGCGCTCGTCACTGCCGCACCACATGCCTCGGCGCAAACCGCCGCAGCCCAGTCACAAGGCGTCACCACGCAATTGCCGCGTGGCGTTTCGCCGACCCATTACGCGGTTGAGATCACGCCGCACGCGAAGGACATGACCTTCGACGGCAAAGTGGCCATCACTGTTGAAGTGTCGCAACCGACCAACACGATCACACTGCAAGCCTTGCGCTTGAAGATCGCGAATGCCTCGCTCGTGCCTGCCAAAGGCAAGCCCATTGCAGCGAAGGTTTCGGTCGATGCAGACAATCAAACCGCCAGCTTTGCGTTCGACAAAGCGCTGGCACCGGGCCAATACACGCTCAATATCAATTATTCAGGTGTGATCAACACGCAAGCCAATGGCTTGTTCGCGTTGGACTACACCACCAAAGAAGGCTCGAAGCGCGCCCTCTATACACAGTTCGAAAACTCGGACGCGCGTGCGTTCATTCCGTCGTGGGATGAACCGAATTTCAAAGCCACCTTTGATCTCACCGCCATCGTGCCGGAAGACCAAATGGTCGTCGGCAATATGCCGGAAACCAGCAGCACCAAGACGGGTAACGGCTTGAAGAAAGTCGTGTTCCAACGCTCGCCGAAGATGTCCACCTATTTGTTGTTCTTCGCAGTGGGTGACTTCGATCGTCGCACCAAGATGTCGGGTAAGACCGAAATCGGTGTTGTCACGCAAAAGGGCATGGTCGACCAAGCGCAATATGCATTGGACGGATCTGCTGAAGTTGTGAAGCGTTACAACGATTACTTTGGCGTGGATTACCCGCTGCCGAAACTCGACAACGTGGCTGCACCGGGTCAAAGCCAATTCTTCAGTGCCATGGAAAACTGGGGTGGGATCTTCACCTTTGAATATTCCTTGCTGGTGAATCCGCAGGTGTCGACCGACAACGACAAGCGTCGTATCTTCTCGACCGCAGCGCACGAAATTGCCCACCAATGGTTCGGCAACCTCGTCACCATGCAGTGGTGGGACGACCTGTGGTTGAACGAAGGTTTTGCATCGTGGATGGAAAGCCGCGCAACGCGTGAAATGCATCCGGAATGGAACACAACCTTTGACGCCGTCGGTGCGCGCGAAGGCGCCATGGGCCGCGACTCGCTGTCCACCACCCACCCGGTCGTGCAACACATCGAAACGGTTGAGCAAGCCAGCCAAGCATTTGATGCCATCACCTATTCGAAGGGTGAAGCGGTTATCACCATGCTCGAAGCATTCAAGGGCGAAAACGAATGGCGTGACGGCGTGCGTCGTTACATGAAAAAGCATGCCTACGGCAACACGGCTTCGGCTGATTTGTGGGCCGCAATGGACGCTGACGGCACCAATCCGATCACCGCAATTGCACAAGACTTCACCACGCAACCCGGCGTGCCGATGATCACCGTCTCCAACGCCAAGTGCGAAGCAGGCAAGACCACGGTCGACTTGACGCAAGGTGAGTACAGCCGTGACATGCCCGACAAGACCGCATTGAAGTGGCGCGTGCCGGTGATGGCACAGGTGCCAGGCAATGCCGTGGCGCGTACCACGGTTGTCGACGGCAAGGGCAGCATCACCGTCGACGGTTGTGGTCCGGTGGTCGTCAACGCGGGCCAAACCGGCTACTTCCGCACCTTGTACGCACCGGCGCAATTTGCCGTGGTGAACAAGTCGTTCAAGTCGATCAAGCCGGTCGATCAGTTCGGCATCTTGGTCGATGCGTGGGCCTTCGGCGTCAACGGCAAGCAACCGGTGTCGGACTACCTTGACCTCGCATTGTCGATCGATAGCAGCGCCGACCCGACCATCCAATCGCAAGTGATTGGCGTGCTGTCGAGCCTCGACGTCTACTTCACGGGCGACAAAGCCGCACAAGCCAAGTACCGTGCATTCGCCATCAAGCGCGTCAAGCCGACCTATGCAAAGCTCGGTTTCGAAGATCGTCCGGGTGACAGCGATGCCGTGAAGGGCTTGCGTCGCACAGTCGTCGGCGCACTGGCTGGTTTGGAAGACAAAGACGTGATCGCCGAAGCGCGTGCGCGTTATGCCGCCCAAGACACCAAGCCGCTGACCCCGGCCCTGCGTCGCACCGTGTTCGGCATCGTGGCATACAACGCCGATGCGGCCACATGGGACAAGATGCATGCCATGGCGAAGGCCGAAACCAATCCGTTGGTGAAGAGCCAGTTGTACGCCATGTTGTCTGGCGCGAAGGACGAAGCATTGGCTAAGCGTGCGTTGGCCTTGGCGTTGACCGAAGAGCCGGGTGCGACGATGAGTGCCAGCATGATCCGTGGCGTGGCGGGTGAGCATCCCGACATGACCTTTGATTGGGCCGTGCAAAACCGCGAAGCCGTCAGCAAGTTGGTGGATTCGACATCCGCGCCGCGTTACTTCCCGGGCATTGCCAGCGGTTCAAGCAAGCCGGAAATGGTGGCCAAGATTCGTGATTTCGCCAGCAAGTACATTGCCGAGGGCTCACGTAAGGACGCCGAAAATGCCGTGACCAGCATTGAAACACGCATCAAGGCGCGTGAACGCATGCGTCCGCAAATTGAACGCTGGTTGTCAAAGCAAAAGTAA
- a CDS encoding adenylosuccinate synthase encodes MGQSVVVLGAQWGDEGKGKIVDLLTQDIGAVVRFQGGHNAGHTLVIGGKKTVLHLIPSGVLRDDALCLIGNGVVLHPGALKKEIAELEANGVDVRSRLKISPATPLIMPYHIALDQAREKQAGGKAIGTTGRGIGPAYEDKVARRGIRVADLHYPDELAEKLRAALDYHNFVLTQYLKVDAIDFQQTLDEALAFGEYVEPMKADVAGILHDLRKQGRKVLFEGAQGSLLDIDHGTYPYVTSSNTTVGGAYAGTGVGAGDIDYVLGIAKAYATRVGGGPFPTELHDEIGQGIRDRGQEYGATTGRPRRCGWMDIVALKRAVAINGISGLCITKLDILDGMETLKMCVAYEYRGKRTEYAPLDAAGWDNITPVYLEFPGWQESTAGITEWDKLPPAARAYLRALEELAGCPLSIVSTGPDRDANIILQDPFA; translated from the coding sequence ATGGGTCAGTCGGTAGTAGTTCTGGGTGCGCAGTGGGGCGACGAAGGCAAGGGCAAGATCGTCGATTTGCTGACGCAGGACATCGGCGCCGTCGTTCGCTTCCAAGGCGGGCACAACGCCGGGCATACCCTGGTCATCGGCGGCAAAAAGACCGTCCTCCATCTGATTCCGTCCGGCGTGCTGCGCGACGATGCACTGTGTCTCATCGGCAATGGTGTGGTGCTGCATCCGGGCGCGCTGAAGAAAGAAATCGCCGAACTCGAAGCCAACGGTGTCGACGTGCGTTCGCGCTTGAAAATCAGCCCGGCGACGCCGCTGATCATGCCGTATCACATTGCACTCGACCAAGCCCGTGAAAAACAAGCGGGTGGCAAAGCCATCGGCACAACGGGTCGTGGCATTGGCCCCGCGTACGAAGACAAAGTCGCACGTCGTGGCATTCGCGTCGCCGATTTGCATTACCCCGACGAACTCGCAGAAAAGTTGCGCGCGGCCTTGGACTACCACAACTTCGTGCTGACCCAATATCTGAAAGTCGACGCGATCGACTTCCAACAGACCTTGGACGAAGCCCTCGCATTCGGTGAATACGTTGAGCCGATGAAGGCCGACGTCGCCGGCATCCTGCATGACTTGCGCAAACAAGGTCGCAAAGTCTTGTTTGAAGGTGCGCAAGGTTCGTTGTTGGACATCGACCACGGCACCTATCCGTATGTCACGTCGTCGAACACCACAGTGGGTGGCGCGTACGCAGGCACAGGTGTCGGTGCAGGCGATATTGATTATGTGCTTGGCATTGCCAAGGCCTACGCGACGCGCGTCGGTGGCGGTCCGTTCCCGACCGAACTGCACGACGAAATCGGTCAAGGCATCCGCGACCGCGGCCAAGAATATGGCGCGACCACAGGACGTCCGCGTCGCTGCGGTTGGATGGACATCGTCGCCTTGAAGCGCGCCGTGGCCATCAACGGCATCAGCGGCCTGTGTATCACCAAGCTCGACATCCTTGACGGCATGGAAACGCTGAAGATGTGCGTCGCCTATGAATACCGTGGCAAGCGCACTGAATACGCGCCGCTTGACGCCGCAGGTTGGGACAACATCACGCCGGTATATCTGGAGTTCCCGGGTTGGCAAGAGTCCACCGCGGGCATCACTGAATGGGATAAATTGCCGCCCGCGGCGCGTGCCTATCTACGTGCCTTGGAAGAGCTGGCCGGTTGCCCGCTGTCCATCGTCTCAACGGGCCCTGATCGCGACGCAAACATCATCTTGCAAGACCCATTTGCATGA